The Gavia stellata isolate bGavSte3 chromosome 15, bGavSte3.hap2, whole genome shotgun sequence region taaatttttagTTAAATAGATTTCTTAAAtgcattcattaaaaatgttctttgaagTTCTTTTTCCCTAAAGCTCAAGACACTGCATTTGCAACAAGGATTTTAATACAGTATACTATAAAATTTTAACATTTGTTCCGAAATTATTAATGTCTGTACAGGATAACTTCAAACTGATGTGTACTAATGCAATGATTTACAACAAACCAGACACCATTTACtacaaagctgcaaaaaaacTGCTGCACTCAGGGATGAAGATACTTAGCCAGgtaatagaaaatacaaaacaaaatatttaaaaaatatgcttcttccttttcaaCCCCTCTTTCATTCCACTTTTCTTACAGGAATCTCATGAAAATTAGTAAAAACTTGCTTAGTATTTGTCAAATGCTTGCATATTAGAATTTAAATAGTACATTGTTTTAAGGCTCGTGCTTTAGTACTGCTACCAGATCACTTACTGAagaaatgtttgcatttaatatttcattttctaaactGCCTTTACAGTTGCTAGTATAAGAAAGAAAGACTGGAAATAAAATCATCCTCTGTAGGTAGGTTAGGAAAAGATTCATTGAAGTAGAAAATATCTGGTGTTTTTTAGGAGAGAATTCAGAGCCTGAAACAAAGTATAGAATTCATGGCTGACCTGCAGAAGACAAGGAAGCAGAAGGACAAGATGGAACTGCAGCAAGCGGGGGAAGATGAAAATGGTCCTGGGAAAGACAAAGGAGAATCTGTGGATGGTGACACCAAAGCGTTCAAAACACCTAGCAAAGAACACAAAAAGTGAAGTATTATCTCAATAACAATTGTAGGATACACTCTGTAAATGCTACTGAAACAAAGACAACTTCTAGGGACTGGTGGATATGGGTTTCTCTCTTTCTGGTACTGCATATGCGCTATGACTTCTTCATCTCAAGGAGCCACATTTATATAAAGCGTCCTCATataccaaaaataaataagtttAGAATAAGTTTATGATACCATCATTTTTTTATGTAGGTAACCCTGTACTGCTCATCAACTCCATTCCTTcaattgttttctattttagtGGCTATTTCACATAAGTAAGTACTGTTTTAGAGAAAGCTTGCAAACATGACCTTTTAAATATTTCGGTACAAACAACTATATAGGCAATTTcaagtacctttttttttttgcgtaGTAGTTGTATTTGAAACATGTAAATGCATAGCTACAAAATGCATACTTCCTGACATATCTTTTAATATCTAGAAATACCCCTTTCAGTGTTCTGAAATAGTGGTGACtttattttcacagattttaaaatacagatactAAAATTCAGAGTATCTAATACTTTGTTTTACCAAAAATATCCTTGTTATTCTTGTGGGATTGATGACATAAAATGTGGCAACATGCTAAACTAGGATATCAGTATGGCTGAAGTAAGCTAAACACAGCTTTACAGTTACTAACATAAAAAAACATTTGCGGATATAAATCTCGGTCACATATTTCCCCAGCTACATTAAATACAGTCATATTAAATGGCTGGGGGCtttttgttaattgtttttGCCAACTATGCAAACTGTTTTTGCAGACAAAACAGTTTCTCCACTGTCCTTTTGTGACATTTAGCCAATTGGTGTCTGTTAAATCTATCTGTTAAAGCTAGTAACTAAGCTGTGTTCCTTCACAGGAAGGACAAAGATCTACTTGAAGACAAATTACGAAACAATAGCTTGGAAAGGGAACAAGAGCAGATTGATCGTATTGTTAGAGAATCTGGAGGAAAGTTAACAAGACGACTTGCAAACAGCCAGGTAAATCTTTGTGTATTTGGTAACTCCTTTCGCTTTTTCATAAGCAGGCTTACTTAGCATATTCTGTCAGTTGAAACTCAAGGTATGCTTTTACTACAGTTTACACCATTTTACACATGACTGATCACCTGTGCAACATtgtaaggttaaaaaaaaagcatctcaaTTGAATGCATGCTGAATTTCATTAGCAGAGCAAGTTCAGCttaaatttcagaaattttagATAAAGTAGTAGAAAAGGATGAACAATAGGAACCTCAAGAAAATATCTCAAATCTGACCTGCAAAAAACCAGCCACATATCTGATCAAAGGTTATTAATGTTACAGGAAAAAGAACTCAGTTTGGTAATACTGGGCCCATTCAGTTTTCTACATGAATTACATATTTTATCTCTTAGCCTCTGcagaaatgttaatatttatcataatttcttaattccttgtGTCTATACCAATAACAAAGTTacttagtaaaaataaaaaagttagaGCGGCACTCACTTCTGACTCTGATCTTTCCAAATCCCTTTCTGATTCCTACGGATAGGACAGTTGCATGAGATGTTTTCATCAGTTGAAATTCATGGTCCTTAAACTAATACATAAATTAAAGTAGTCTGATCTTATTTCAGTGTgaatttgaaagaagaaaaccagacgGTACAACAACTCTGGGCCTTCTTAATCCGGTTGACCTTACTGCAGGAGGTAAGTTAGCATGGTTTGGGTAACAAGCCACTTTCACCTACCTggtctgctgcttttttgctggGGCAGATTAGCAAATGCTGGCCAAGAACTTAATGCTTCTTTACAGTCTGATAAAGATCTGGATTTAAAAagctgcagctgagggagctcGTAGATGGAGACCAATTGTGGCTGTTGTtaggagcagctggagggagcCCTCAGTGGCTGTTGCTTCTCCTTTTTGTGTCAGCTGTTTGTGGGAACCGCAAGAGAAAACTTTTGCCATTGGAGAAGAGACTACCTGCCATATGCTTGGGCTCATTTAATTCCTGGACTCCCCTTAAGTCTGGACCATGTACAGAGTGCAGTGGCTGCTGACCCAAAAGGTCTCAGATGTTCCAGAATTGGCCACTGGGAGCTTTCTATGTCACTTAACTATGCcttcattatttctgtattttgatatATTCTATTGTAGAACCAGGTTACTGCCCTGTAAAGCTGGGTATGACAGCAGGAAGACTTCAGTCAGGAGTGAATACATTACAAGGATtcaaagaagataaaagaaacAAGGTTACTCCAGGCAAGTGcggatttattattttttttaaatataaatccTCCCCTTCTATAAGGAAAATATGTTGATCTCATTACTAGCACACAAATAGTTTGGAACtaagctttttttaatgataaagcATATTACTGCATCTATCTATCACACAACTAAACAGCAGATCACAGTGTCTTCCTTAATTTACACATACAAAAGGGAAAGCGTGTTTAATAAAATGTTCATCTATATCGAGAAGAGGAACTATACTAGATAAATACAGGTTTTTGCTAGCTTTGAAAGAGCGTAGTGGGGAGCCTGAGAGCCTGTTATCAGCCCCAGACTGAATTTTCCTATTGTGTGAAGGCATACCATATTGttaataaaacatttgtaaatAACAATGCATTTGATGTAGATGTTAGTAAAAGATGTTGCAGTGTGAATAAATGGTATTCTGATAAAGTTTGTTTTCACCATAAGAAATATGTTCCTAAAAGTTTcttttggggggttgttttaCAACCCCTTCTCATTGTTATCTGATACACACATATCAGAGGTAATAATTAATACTGTTGTTATTCATCAGTGACATACTTGAATTACGGACCCTATAGTTCCTATGCTCCAACATACGATTCTACATTTGCCAACATAAGCAAAGAAGATTCTGACTTAATCTATTCAACATACGGGGAAGACTCTAATCAAGGATCTTTCAGGTAATCAAACAACTAGGATGCATGTTACAGCTTTCATGTACAGAAGCAGTTATGTGCAACTTTCTGCAGTATGGGCTATGTCTTTGCTGTTGAATGATGTCACTACTGTCTTTATAGCCtactgggttttgtttgtttgtttgtttgaagaaacaaatgctttaaTAATTTAATGCTTTACAGAATTTGTCTGTAAAGTGAAATTAGCCAAGATTGAAGGATTTTGACGCTACTGATACATAGGAACACACagtctaaaattaaaatatatttatgacTAACTCTGAAGGACTCGTGTTCAAAGCCAGAAAAACGTTGAGTGGTGCAAATGTTTATGCAAACTGGACTTCTTAGCATTACTGAACATAATTACTGCCTTGAGTGAGAACGCATCTTTGTTAATGTCAAATACTGACCAAACTAGTCATAGTGGGAGAGCTGAGTCCAGAGACAGCGATTCCCAATTTCATTCTTAAATAGTGTATGTACTGCTTGATTTTCATATTATTTACTACAGTAGTAATAATTCATTCTCATTGTTTTCACTATTCTTGATTATAAAAACTTCAGGGTTTGTTTTATGAGAATCTCAAAGATAGAACACACAGTGGTATAAATTCATATGAAATGTGGGAATACTTAAGTACCGTGTAAATGTTAAGTGCCTGTGcaagtttgctttctgtttgatGCAGCTGCCTGAGGCAATACGCTTTTCCTAGTTGGTCAGTTTTTGTTAGGGATCCGAGTGGGTTCCTCAGCTACAAAAGGCATGGATAATTAAACTAAAGCAAGCCATTTGGATCAATTCTGTGctacttttcctgttttctatgCTGTACATATTGGTTGGACTTCACGTAACTTTTTTCCATTGTATGTTTAGTATGAAAGTAGTTAACTATCTTTTGGTCTTTTAGCATTCATGATTTTTTGATGAAATCACAAGATTATCCTTTCTTAATGGCTGATAGTTTGCTTGATGTTCTAACTAAAGGAGGACATTCTAGAGCTCTCAGAGAACTAGAAACGGTAAGAGTGGATTTGTGAACTGTCTGGTCTTTGGTTTTAGCCCACAAAGCTAGAGAAAGATGATGCTGATCTATTGATGGGCTCCCTTTTAATTGGTAAAATTCGAAAGTGAAGGCTCGTCTTTGTCTCCAGTGGATGGATTTTTCTCGAAAGGGATTATTCTGACTTGTTAATTAGTGAAAcatgaaaattaacaaaataatgcaGATAGAGACAGAGTCACACATTCTTTCTCTGTCTAGTCTCCCACTCCCATTAGCACTAGCTCCTGTTCCACTTAGTAAGAAAATATCAATAAGCAGTTGTTTAGAAATGAGGTGATCACGGACAGGCttccttgtttccatggaaagTATCATGATGTTCCTAGCAGCCACTGTTTAGTTCAGGAGAATTAGtaactattttttccctttacttgGTGCAGTGCTTTTAAACTCAGATACGTGCTATGTACAAATACTGAACAGCTACTCTTTGAATTCACAGGAGATTTCAGTACCTGTATGTGCAAACATGACTGGAATCAAGGGGCTGATTTGATGATCTTAACTGACAATCGAAGAATTAGTTGAGAATCTCCACAAGACAATTCCTGTTAACTAAAAGTCTTGATTTGAGTTTCACATCAGTGTAAACTATTGAAATAAACAGATCATAACCTTTTATTAATGGGTCAAATATAAGCTAAATTAATACTAGAAATAGTTCATGGGTGAAAGATCAGCCTTGAGCCCCAGTTCACCCCTTTGCTTAGCATTACTAGTTTAGCCCTTTTCTGGTACCCAGTAGTGCCACTCAATTACAGGGTTCAAACACTACTGTTGCGAGTATTAAGAGGAACATAGTTATGTATAGGAACAGAATACATTTCAGCCTCTGATGatcatccttccttttcttcctgccccCCAGTAAATAATATCTGATGTGACATCACTGGGGAAAAGCATGTGGGCTTTGCAAAGAGCAATAAAATGTGTgctgtaaaaatgtgttttagtaAACATTAAAATCTGAAGACAGCCCTCTAAAAAACAGCTACATTGTAACTTGGTTTACAGAGAAAGCTCATTATGACATTGTGTATTTGcctcactttaaaaatactgcattttgtaAGGTTTTACTTTGaacttaaagaaagaaaagactaattttaatgtcttctttaaaaatcctttctctGTTCAGCCATTGGAGGAGGCTGAAGGCCCACATGAAAGAAGTGATGCAGTAAAAGATGTAAAGGTAAGATTTTCCTGTATCACTTTACTCTAACCAACCTATCTAACCCCACAATTATAAAACTGCCTACAGCTGTAAGGCCTGTGCAGCTACGCTGAGACTTTAACAAGCTGTACATATCCACTACAATGTGAATCGTGACACCGGCATGCTATTTTGTAGGCATCTGGAGAGTAAGAATCTCCAAAAAGTTAAGTCTTAAACAAGGCTGTATGCTaagagaactggaagaaaatgctTATATATGTTTGGTTGTGATTGTTTTACCATGTGTTAGATCATCTGGTTGGCAGCTGCAGTTGTTTTATTCCTATCTTAATCTGATTTGGTTTAACATGAACTTGTAATATAAGTGTAAAATGTCACATGATACCTAGCTGGCTTTGAGAAGTTTTCTTAAATACCTTGTGCCTCTGTAGGCATGCAGCATATCTCTGAAATCGTTCCATGCAAACTTTGTTCAATTAGAAAAAGCATAGCAGTAGTTCTAGGGAAAGGGCTGCTCTCCTGAAGGCTTCATCTGCAGCCAggttggttttgaattttggcctcAGATCTTTCTTACATAAACTCTGCTTTAGGTGAGctcaaggaatttttttttttttgtaattggGATGTTGGTCCTAAGTTACTCCATCATTTGTGCACGCCCCCAGTGGTTTTGGCAGATGCCATTTTCTATTTGAGTATGAAATAGAATAGTAAACTGAATAACTGTAGAACAGTAAAAGCTTCGCAGGGTGTCTTTTCATCTTTCCCTCTATgtgctcactttttttttttgtagagcAGACTAATTTTAACTAACTTTGTGTTCTGATTTTCCCCAAACAATTTTGTTGTTTCAAGGCTGATCTAAATATTATCTAAATTATTACTTGCTGCCTTTTTTAGATTATGGAAATTGATATTGCTGCCAGGTTGGACTCTGCTAATAATGACAGACTTACAGCACTAAAAGCAGTTACAAACTTTGGCATGCCTATAGAAGAGTTTGATTCTGAGGGTGAGTTTTCTTGGTACTTGCACTTCTGATATGTTTGTAACTGTTTCAGTTTCTCAACTCCTTTGCATGGTCAGCCTTACCATATTTTATATCATAATGTACATAAATAAGTATACTCTTACTAGTTAGgactttcttctcttcattaaACAGAGGCTGAAATCTTCCAGAGGAAACTTGATGAAACAACAAAGCTTCTGAGAGAACTCCAGGATGCTCAAAATGAACGACTAAGTACAAAACCACCCCCTAATATGATTTGTCTTCTGGGTCCATCTTACAGAGAGATGCACTTGGgtaaaatatactttttctgACCATTCTCACAGAATCGATCAAGTCCCAACTTCTATGAACTCTTAAGACAGACAAAGGTTTAACAGTTACAGTGCAGAATACATGCCCTGTTAGGCCTAGatgattaatttaatttttttgcatgtaaAGCCAGATGAAAGTTTTGAACAGTTATTACAAGTATTTCCTCCTAATCAGTCAGTCTCCCAAGAACTGACTGGGAGCTGTGCCACAGGGCAGATGATAGCCAGAGGCCTCTGACTCCATGATTTTACAGTGTCTTTGAACAGGGGTTGCTTAAGTGTTACCAAGTTCTTATTGTAAGGCTAGCTATATTCCAGGTAGCTTTATTCCAGGTTAGATCTAGTTACCAGTCTATTTTATTATGCCAATTAATACCAGTCATTCATTCTTTAATTATTTGAGCAAAGCTTCTTGTCTTACAGGTCAGTTAAACAGCTGGTGTTAATGGCAGCCTTCTAAGATAGGCCTGTGTGCAGAGGGTGTCTTGTTCTGCAAGTAAAACTAACTTGTGCAGTATCAACTACAGCATATGTGGTCTAAAATAACCACCTCGATGTTACAAGATAAATTCCCTTTATTGCAGAAACATTACCAAGTTGGTATTATACCAAGTCTAAACCAGATTATTACCTTTCTTAACAGGTTTAAGTACTGACAGCTTCCTTCTTGAAGGAAAACCACATTTGTAGCAACAAGAACAGTCTCTCTATTTTATATACAAAACTAAATGCTGAATCCTGAAAGCCAGCTATTACTGACACAACTGCTGTGTAGGTGCCACCAGATCTCTCCTAGTTGCTGCAGGAGGGTGACCCAAGCATCATTAGCTTACTTTAACTTCTGGTGTTTCTTGATGGCAGCAAGCTTTGGGCAGCAGCTGTTTCGTTCCTCCTATTCTTATTAACCATCTCTTTTGTAGTTCCCAGGATGGCTTGTGTGATTCTACGCAAGACAACAAAACCCTTCTGTTGCAGAAACATTATTTAACGTAGTTCCATTTGTACTTCGATTATTAAACTGTTAA contains the following coding sequences:
- the BRD7 gene encoding bromodomain-containing protein 7 isoform X1 is translated as MGKKHKKHKSDKHPYEEYVEKPLKLVLKVGGSEVAELSTGNAGLDSSLYEDKSEHEKHKDRKRKKRKKGEKQVPGEEKEKRKRKVKEDKKKRDRDRADSEGEQEMKCQTPVRLELPPEKPLTSTLSKQEEVEQTPLQEALNQLMRQLQRKDPSSFFSFPVTDFIAPGYSMIIKNPMDFSTMKEKIKNNGYQSIEELKDNFKLMCTNAMIYNKPDTIYYKAAKKLLHSGMKILSQERIQSLKQSIEFMADLQKTRKQKDKMELQQAGEDENGPGKDKGESVDGDTKAFKTPSKEHKKKDKDLLEDKLRNNSLEREQEQIDRIVRESGGKLTRRLANSQCEFERRKPDGTTTLGLLNPVDLTAGEPGYCPVKLGMTAGRLQSGVNTLQGFKEDKRNKVTPVTYLNYGPYSSYAPTYDSTFANISKEDSDLIYSTYGEDSNQGSFSIHDFLMKSQDYPFLMADSLLDVLTKGGHSRALRELETPLEEAEGPHERSDAVKDVKIMEIDIAARLDSANNDRLTALKAVTNFGMPIEEFDSEEAEIFQRKLDETTKLLRELQDAQNERLSTKPPPNMICLLGPSYREMHLAERVTNNLKELAQQVTPGDIVSTYGIRKAMGISVPLPDAEDSWVDLTEDFQEPKKTVTSPEPECGPVTV
- the BRD7 gene encoding bromodomain-containing protein 7 isoform X2, whose product is MGKKHKKHKSDKHPYEEYVEKPLKLVLKVGGSEVAELSTGNAGLDSSLYEDKSEHEKHKDRKRKKRKKGEKQVPGEEKEKRKRKVKEDKKKRDRDRADSEGEQEMKCQTPVRLELPPEKPLTSTLSKQEEVEQTPLQEALNQLMRQLQRKDPSSFFSFPVTDFIAPGYSMIIKNPMDFSTMKEKIKNNGYQSIEELKDNFKLMCTNAMIYNKPDTIYYKAAKKLLHSGMKILSQERIQSLKQSIEFMADLQKTRKQKDKMELQQAGEDENGPGKDKGESVDGDTKAFKTPSKEHKKKDKDLLEDKLRNNSLEREQEQIDRIVRESGGKLTRRLANSQCEFERRKPDGTTTLGLLNPVDLTAGEPGYCPVKLGMTAGRLQSGVNTLQGFKEDKRNKVTPVTYLNYGPYSSYAPTYDSTFANISKEDSDLIYSTYGEDSNQGSFSIHDFLMKSQDYPFLMADSLLDVLTKGGHSRALRELETPLEEAEGPHERSDAVKDIMEIDIAARLDSANNDRLTALKAVTNFGMPIEEFDSEEAEIFQRKLDETTKLLRELQDAQNERLSTKPPPNMICLLGPSYREMHLAERVTNNLKELAQQVTPGDIVSTYGIRKAMGISVPLPDAEDSWVDLTEDFQEPKKTVTSPEPECGPVTV